The genomic segment ACGAGGCCGGGCTGGCCCACTGCCACCGCAGCGGCCGCTCGGTGCTCTACCGCCTCGACATGACCGCCGTCAACGCCCTCGGCACCGATCTTTCCCAGGTCCTGCTGCGCTGACCCGCCCGGGCCGGCCGCACAACGCCACCTTCATTGTTATCAAGCCGAGCCGGTTCAAGGCGTGTCCGACCCGGTTCAAACACCGCAGTTGCTCGCAAATACCCGCTGAAATCCGACATTTTTTAGCCCGTACGGAGGGGAAGGCGCCAACTGGCCGACGACACACAACCTCGGCCCGGTTTCCGCAGTTGCCCCCGGCATGTCCAAGCTCACGAAGTTTCTCCGCAGTGCGGTGATGGCGGGCCTCGCCGTCTCCGCGATGTCCCTGTCCGTGGCCGGCGGCTCCGCTTCGGCCGCGCCGGCCGCTCCCGCCGCCCCGCCCACGGTCGTCAACGCTCCGATGCTGAGCCCCGCGGCCAAGCTGGCGATGCGGCGCGACCGCAACGCCGTCTGCGTCAACGCGCACGTGCAGAACGTCGGCTGGCAGGGCTGGCGCTGCTCCAGCAACCGCCGTGCCGCTGTGGTGGGCACCGTCGGCCGCTCGCTGCGCCTGGAGGCCCTGGCCGTCTCCACCCGCCGCGCCGGTGGCGTCTGCGCTCAGGCCCACGTGCAGGATCAGGGCTGGCAGCGCACCAGGTGCACGGGTCCGCGGGGCAACATGGCCATCGGCACCCAGGGCCGGTCCCTGCGCCTGGAGGCCCTGCGGCTCAGCACCCGCCCCGGCGTCTGCGCCCAGGCCCACGTGGCCACCATCGGCTGGCAGAAGCTGCAGTGCACCGGCCGCAACGGACAGCTCGAGGTCGGCACCGTCGGCCGGTCGCTGAGCATCGAAGCTCTCCGCTTCCTCGCCTGACCTGCCGGCCCCTCAAGCCCGCGGATGCTTCGGCATCCGCGGGCTTTCGCCGTGGCGCCTCCGCGGCCGGCCGAGCGGGTCACGGCGGCCGACTGTCATGTGTTCGTCACGTGGTCGCGGCAGCCGTGCGACATCCCGCCGCCAGCCTGGAACGCCAGCGAGGTGAGGAGGCACAGATGTTTCCGTACTGGCCGTACTCGGAAAGCTGTCCCCGGCGCGCACATCCGCCGGGTCCTGGCGGCGACGACTTGACGGTGGACGATGCGCTCGCCCGGCGCGTGGCGATGGCGCTCCTGCGTGCTCCCTTGGTCGCCAGCGGGCACCTGGTCGTCGACGTCCAGAACGGCGTGGCCGTCCTCGCCGGCTCCTTGGAGACGCAGGAGGCCTGCGACGCCGCGGCGGAGCAAGCAATGGCCACCCCGGGCGTACGCGACGTGCTCAACCAGCTCACCGTCTCGCCCTCCCCGGCCCGCAAGCGCCGGTAGTGCGGCGGACGGCGGGCCCGCTAGCGGTGCTCGTCGACGATGGCGGCGGCGACGGCTTGCAGCTGGTCGGTGCTCGGCTCGAAAGCGTCGGCGATGTCGGGGTGCAGTCCTTCCTTCGTTTCCTCCAGCAGCTCCAGAGCCACCTCGGGGACGCTTTCGCCGTGGTAGTGATCGTCGACGGTCTGCGTGGCGTGCTGCAGGGCCGAGGTGAGCTGCTGCTCCAGGGGCTTCTGCAGCTTCTGGCCGACCGGGCCGAGAGTGTCGGCGTCGAGCGTGACACGCGGATTGATCATCATGTTCTCCAAGGCAGGATCTGCGGCAGCGCAGTGATGCCCACAGACTCCCCATCGCAATCTTCGACGCGCGAGGCAGTCAGCGGGTCGTGGCGTCACGGCCAGAGGAAGTCGGCCATTGCTGTGGTGACGTGGAGTTCGTGGTTGGTGCGGCCGACCAGGCGGGGCGCCGCGTGGGGACCGGGGACGGTGTGGCCGGCGCCATGGGCGGTGAAGAGGCGTACGGGGGGCTTGCCGTCCTGGCGGTGGTCGGTGCGGGTCAGCGAGCCGGACAGGTCGACCGAGGTCGGGGGCGTGGTGATGCCGTTGCGGGCGGCGAAGTAGGCGGCAGTCTCGGGCGCGCTGAGCATCTCCCCGCTGACCTTGAAGGCCAGCCGGGCCCACGCGGCCATTTCGCCGCCCCGGTAGGGGATGATCCGGTCGGCGGTGCCGTGCACGATCAGAACCGGTTTCGGCACAACCGGCAGTCCGGGGTCCAGGAAGTTCGACGGGGCAGGCTGCTGCGCCGCGATGATCGCGGCGCCGGCGAGCAGATCGGGGCGCTCGTGCAGCAGGCGCACCACCAGGCCGCCACCGTTGGAATAGCCGGCCGCGTAGACCTCACGGCCGTACGCGTGTCGTTTGATCACCGCTTCGGCGAACGCCACGTCGTCCACACCGGCCCGCCGGGCCGGGAAGCGGCTGCCGAGGCGGGCGTCGTTCCAGTTCCCGCGGTAGCCGTCCAGGTAGGCGACGGCCGTGCCGGGTACGGCGTCGAACGCGTGGCCGGTGAAGGAGCGGAACTTGGCGCCGTTCTGGGTGGAGCCGTGGAAGACGAGGAGCAGGCGGTCGTGTCCGCCGGCCGGCTCGAGCAACGTGTAACTGCGGGTACGTCCCGCCGCATCGATCTGCACAGTGCGCCCTTCGCCGTACGGATAATCTATCCGTTTCAGCGTAGCAGTATCCGGATGACGTATCCGGTTATCCTGGTCACCGTGACCCGCAGAGACGCCGCCCGCAACTGGCAGCACATCGTCGACACCGGCCGCACCTTCCTCGACGAGGGTCGTCCGCTGCGGCTCAACGAGGTCGCCCGCGAGGCCGCGATCGGGGTGGCCACGGTCTACCGCCACTTCCCGACCGCCGAGGCCTTGCTGGAAACCCTGGCCCGGCCCGGCCTCGAAAAGCTGGTCAGGGAAGCCGAGGCCGCCCTGCGGGGCGACGATGCCTGGGCGGCGTTCGCGGGTTTCCTGGTGGCCGGCATCGACGCACAGCTGGCCGACCCGGCACTGCAGCCGATCTTCGCCGCGACCACCCACGAGCTGCCCGAGACGGCCGAGCTGGTGGCACGCCTGGACGCGCTGACCGGCGAACTGCTGGCGTGGGCGCACACGGCGGGCCGCATCCGGCCGCACGTGCAGCGAGCCGACGTGGTGCGGCTGATGTGCGGCGTGGTGTTCGCGGCCACGGTGCACGCGGCACCCGGCGAACGCCCCGGCCTGACCCGCCGCTACCTCGATGTCGTACTCGAAGGCCTGGCCGTCCGCGCGTGACGGTGAGCCCGGCCACCGGCTCGATCGCGGTGCCCCGGACAGCCATTGTCCGGGGCACCGCGATCGAGGCGGCCGGGAGGAACCCGAGGCAAGCTCGCGGGTCAGGACCGGATCCACCGCTGGTTGCTGCCGCCGTTGCAGGCCCACAGGGCGACGGCCGTGCCGTTGGCGGTTCCCTGCCCGGTGACGTCCAGGCACAGACCCGACTGCAGGCCGGTGATGGTGCCGTCGGCGTTGATCCGCCATTGCTGGCCGGCGCCGCCGTTGCAGGTGGTGATCTGGACGCGGGCGCCCGCCGTCGGGTTGGGGGCGTTCAGGCACTTGGAGCCGTACACGGTCAGCTGGTTGCTCGAGGTCGACGTCCACCTCTGGTTGGCGCCACCGTTGCAGTCCCAGATCTGCACGACCGACCCGTCGGCCTGGCTCTGCCCGTTGACGTCCAGGCACCGGTTGGAGCCGGCGCCGCGGATCTCACCGGTCGGGGCGGGCCCGGCCAGCGGCGTGATCGACAGGTTGTCGAACTGCGCCGTCACCCCCTGCCCGGTGGCGTAGCCGACCTGACCGGCGACCCAGGCCGCATCGGTGACGCTGCCGAGGGTGACACCGTCGAGCGCGGCGGTCAGGGTCGAGCCGTTGACCGTGAGCGCCAGTTTGTGCCAGCGACCGGTGCCCAGGGCCGCGGTCGTGCCGCCGGCCAGGGTCCGCTGGGCGCCCGCGGTGCTGTTGCTGCGGATCGACCAGGACCCGTTGTCGGCGACGCGCAGGTAGTAGGCGTTGAGGTTCTGCGGGCCGTCGTGGTTGTAGTTGCCGGCCCGGCCGATCAGCTGGGCGTAGCCGCTCTTCTCCAGCAGGACGTCGGACGAGACCGTGTAGTTGCGCCAGTTGACGTCACCGAGCAGGGTGAACGGCTCGGCGTGACCGGTCGTCCAGAAGATCGGCGCCTGCTCCGACATCTGGCGGATGCACTGACCGGCCCGCCCCGCCGCGCACGGGGTCACCTCGAACGAGCCCTGGTGGTCGGCCAGGTACTTCGCCTCGCGGCCGGTGGCGTACGCGTCGAAGTCGTCGCTGTAGGGCAAGGCCAGCCCACCCTGGGCCGGGCTGGTCGCGGTGCCCTTGCCCTGCCCGGTCGTGGTGGTGAGGCTGTAGACGTGGCCGGGCTGCACGGTCAGCGCGAACGTGCCGTTGGCCGGGGTGAGGTCGGCGCGCCGCACGAAGTGGTCGGCCGGGTTGTTCGACCGCAGGTCCGTCGACCACACGTGCACCGTGCCGGTGGACAGTCCCCCGGTCACCGTGAACTGCAGATCCTGGGCCGCTGAGGCGTCGATCGTCTCGATGATGGTGCTGTAGTCGCGGTTGTTCGGCGACTTCAGCGAGACGAAGCTGCCGTTGCCGCGATTGCCGCCGAGGTAGCCGCTGGAGCTGTCCAGATACCGCCAGCCGGGCGCGGTGAACTGGGTGGTCTGCGCCATCGTCCAGGTGCTGCGGCCGATCGAGTAGTAGCCGGACCAGGGTTGCGGCGCCACCGCCACGCCCGTGGTCGCCCACGGCACGTTCGGGGTCACGGCGGCGATGACCGGCCAGTTCAGGTACGCGGTCATCTTCCCGTCGACGTAATCGCGGTTGATGCCGCGGGCGAGGGCGGGCGCGCCGCCGTTGTAGTCGTCGGAGCCGTTCTCGCTGGCCCACAGCGTCTTGCCGGAGTTGATCGCGGTGGCCGAGCTCGGGCACGAGGTCTGCGCGCTGCGATAGCCGCAGACGTAGTGGCTGCCGTACACCGAGATCGCGGCGCCGAATGCGGGGTCGCGCAGCGCGTCGTCGGCCGAGCCCCAGCCGAAGTCGTCGGACGCGACGATCTGCACGCTCGCGTAGCCGCGGGAGTTGAGCGCCGACCGCAGGTTCTTGTACCAGGTGAGGTCGCGGCCCCGCTCGTTCCAGCCACCGAGGTAGTCGATGGTCAGGCCGTGCGAGGTGGCGCAGCCGAGCCAGGAGATCAGATAGTCGATCGAGTCGTTCGACCAGAAGTTGCCGTTCCCGATCCACCCGGGGGCGCCCCAGGACAGCCCGACCAGCTTGATGTTCGGGTTGCGGGCCTTGGCCTGCTCCATCATCCACCACTCGTACCCGCGGTCGCAGTTCACCGCGCCCCGGGTGTGCTGGTGGCTCGGCTCCGCTCCGGAGGTCGAGTTCGTGTCCCCGCCGATCTCCACCTTCATGATCTGCATGGCCGCGCCGTAACCCGGCTTGAACAGGTAGTCGAGGATCTCGCCGCGCTCCGGTTCGGGGTAGTCGATCAGCAGGCGGCTGTTGCCCCCGCCGCCGCTGATCGCGCCCACCCCGTCGAACACCCGCCCGCCGGACGACCCGTTGATCGTGATCGCCGTCGCGGCCTGCGCCGGCTGCGGGGACACGGTCAGGACGGCCGCCACCGTCAGCAGGAACGCGAGCGCGCCGGCCCGGACGCGCGAGTGCCGAGGCCGGCGGACCGACCGGCCCGCCCGTTCCGGTCGCCTCATTCTGATCTTGCCGGTCATGGTCACTACCGCCTCCCGATACTTTCTCGACGTCCCGGGGATCGGTGCACGGAACTCACGGCCGTCCGTCCGCCAGGCCGGTGGAGAATTGTTAAGTTAGCGATAACGAGGTAACACGGCAATGACGTTCATCGATCAATATTCGATGCCTCCGCAGTCTTCCGCGGATCAGAAAGCGGGTAGTAATGCCGGTAAAGTTCGGTTTTGGCGCCCTCGCTCCTGCCGATCCGTGTATCGTCCCGGGTCGCGTAACAGTTCCCGGCCAGCAATAGTTTTCGCTCTGCGTCAAACAGACTTGAACAAATACGGCTGTCAATGATGGGTCGTCGTGAAGGTTCACATGACGTCGCGACGCCGGCCGGTCCGGCTGATCAGTGGTGCTCGGCGACCGGCGAGACGGCCACAGCGACCCGGTCCCGGCCCGCCACCTTGGCCCGGTACAGCGCCTGATCGGCCGCAACCATCAACGCGGCCGCGGCCCCGGCGGGCCGGGTCGCCACGCCGACCGAGGCGGTCACCCGGATGGACGGGCCGTCGTGCTCGACCGGGGTGCCGGCGATCCGCTCGCGGATCCGCTCGGCCAGGGCCAGCGCCTCCGGCTCGCCGGTGTCCGGGCAGCAGACCACGAACTCCTCGCCCCCGTAGCGGGCCACGACGTCACCGGCCCGGCACGCGGCCGTGATGCGACCGGCACATTCACGCAGCACCACGTCGCCCACCGGATGCCCCCACGTGTCGTTGACCGTCTTGAAGTGGTCGAGGTCGATCACGAGCAGGCTCAGCGGCCGGACCGGATCGGCGCTCTCCTCGGCCGTCATCCGCTCAGTCAGGAATCGCCGGTTGTGCAGGCCGGTCAGACCGTCGGTGACGGCCAGCCGCTCCTGCTCGCGCACCGCCTCCCGCAGCTCCTCGGCCAGCGCCGCCCGGTCGGCCACGAAGAGGTACTGCCGGACCATCATGGCCACGAACAGCAGGCCGACCACGACCAGGGTGAAGACGCTGGTCACCCCGGTGGTCACCCGTTCGACGACGACCAGCGCGAGCGAGGCCAGCGTGGCGGTGAGCACGGGCAGCACCGTGAGGCCGCGGTCGAAGACCCGCCGTTGCGCCGCCGGCTCCCGCAGCCGGACGGCCACGACCGCGGCCACGAACGAGCAGACCGAACTCGCCTCGAAGGCGACATCGACCCAGCTGCCGCTCTCATAGTGGCTGAACACCAGCAGGTAGGTGTAGAACATGTCGCTGACCGCGTTGAGAGCGCCGGCAAAACCGACCAGGCGCAGCGAGAGCGGCACCCGCTGGTGTCCACCGATGCCGACGATGCTCAGGGCACAGATCAGCATGACGTCGAGCATCGGGTAGGCGACGGTGAACAGGTTCGACCAGTCCAGCGATCCGGACAGTTGCGGCCGGACCAGAACTTGCCACCCCATCGCGCCGGCGCTGACGATCAGCAGCAGCGAGTCGAGCAGACCACGCAGGTGCCGGAGACGGCCCGCACCACCGAAACCGGCCAGGATCGCGACCACGGTGGTCACGGAAGCGGTCAGGTAGAACACGTCGGCCACCGAGGGATCCGGTGGCCCGTCCGTGGTCAGGTAGTCGTACCCGGCCCAGGTGCACTCCCCGGCCAGCTGCGCGCCGTAGGCGATGGCCAGCAACAGCCAGAGCCGGCGGTGCCGGCCGGTCAGGCGGCGCGCTGCGACGGTGGCCGCGATCGGGCCGGCGATGATCGGCAGCAAGTACAGGATGTCGCCCACGAACATGGCCCCGCGCGGCGAATCCGCGGTGAGCCCGGTCAGCGTGCCGTAGCACACCAACCAGGCCAGGCCGGCGATCACCGCGACGCGGCACGGACCATCGGCCAGCATGCGCCGGCCGGCGGTGGCCGGCTCTGCCATCTCGACCGCCTCCCGTACGCCGCGACGAGCTCCCGCCTTTCTCTTCGGACGCCAGTCGTCTCGGGTGAGGCATTAGCCGGGCATCCCTGGCCGATGCCGGGAAAGGTCAGACCGTCACGCGTTCACCGCGGTCCGGGCCTTCCGCCGGTACGCCGACGGCTCGCTGCGGGCGGCCCGGAATGTCCTGGCCGCCCGCAGCGATCATGATCGTGATGCCGGTTCTTTCTGCCTGTTCGGCGTACACAGCCCGGATCAGGCTCCGGCCCGCTCGCGAGGAGCCAGCAAGAAGCCCGGATCAGACCCGGCAGGTGGGCACGATGGTGCCGGGCGCTCCGCTCGTGGCCACGACGAGGCCGAAGGTGGCCGAGCCGGCCGGCGGGAGGCTCCCGTTCCAGGTGGCGTTGCCGATCGTGACGCCGTCGTCGCCGGGCCGTTCCACGCCGTTCCACAGCGACACGATGCGTTCGTCCCCGGTCCAGCGCCACGAGACCAACCAGGAAGCCGCCGGCTCGGTGCCGGTGTTGCGCACGGTCACCGTGGCCACGAAGCCCCCGCTCCAGGCGCTGCCCACCGCCACGGTCGCGGCGCAGGCCCGCGTGGCCTCCGTGCGCCCCGATCCGATCATGTACGGGTCGCGCTTGCCGTCGGCGCTGAACCGGAACCAGTACTCGGTGCCCGGAGTCAGCCCGCCGATGGTGACCTTTCCGTTGCGCTCGGGACCGGACACCGCCTCGGCCACCGGGTTCACCCAGTCCCGGGCGTCCTGAGCGGCGGCGAACAGGGTGACGGTGACGGGCGGGTTGTAGCCACAGGGTGGGGCGAAGAACAGTGAATAGCTGACGGTCAGGCTGTCGGTGGTCGCCCCCGTGACAGACCCGGTCAGCGGCAACGCCGGTGGGCAGGTGGGCCCGGGGGTGGGGACGGGCGTGGACGGCACCGGGGCCGCGGCCGCGCCGCCCGCGAACGTCGTCAGCATCAGGATCGCCCCACCGAGCACAACAGCGAATCTGTGGCGCACAGCTACCTCCTCCACGTCGGCCGCCCCCTATGTATATCGAAGAATGACGATCAGTTGAAGGCGGGTCCGGTGCCGGGGCGACAGCGCCGGACCCGCCTTGCGCCTCCGACGCCTCGCGGGCTCCACTGCTGGTTGGCGCCGCCGTGGCAGGCCCACAGATCGATCCTGGTGCCGGCGGCGGTGGCGTTGCCGACGGCGTCGGGACACAGCCCGGCCTGCACACCCGTGACGGTGCCGTTCGCGTTGAGGTTCCACTGCTGGTTGACCTGTCCGCCGCAGTCCCGGACGATGACCGCGGTGCCGTTCGCCGTGCCCTGGCCGGACGCGTCGAGGCACTTGTTGCCGTCCAGGCACCGTTGCCGTCCGGTGGTGTACGTCCACCGCTGGTTGCTGCCGCTGACACAGTTGCCGAGCTGCGCCGCGCTGCCGTTGCCGGTGGCCGCGGCCTCGACGCAGCGGCCCGACCGGGTGCCCACGAGCTGGACGGCCTGCTCGGTCCCGGTGCTCTGCGGCCCGGCCGCGGCCATCACGGCCCGGGCCCGGCCGGCCGGTTGCCACCGCTCACGGTCACGTTGCCCGACACGACGTTGCCCCGGTCGCCGTTCGTAACGTTGGTGCTGCCGTTGGTCGACCAGTTACCGGTGACGGTGAAGTTGCCCATGTTCTCGGCGAGCCCGGGTGGCCGAGAGGGTGTAGATGCAGCCGCCGTCGTTCATCTGCTGCATGACGTCGTGGATGTAGTTGCCGACGATCTGGTTGCCGGACGCGGTGGTGGCCGTGGAACAGCGCGGCTGGTAGTTGTACAACCCCGGTCGGCGTAGTGGTTGCTGCCCCCGGCGTCGTTGGAGCCCCAGCCGGAGCCGATGGACATTCCGGTGTACGGCTGACGGTGATGTTGCGATTGACCATGCGCGAGTCGCCCGGGTGGTGCGCGCCGGCCCGGACGCTGCCCACGATGATGCCACCGGCCACGTTGCGCGCGATCTCCGACCGGTTCACCGTGATGTCGGTGGCACCGAGCCCGACGCCGCCGCCGTGCGCGTTGGCGTCGTCGCCGATGCCGATCGCGGTCTGCCCCAGATCGGCGAACTGCGAGCCGGTGAAGGTGACGTTGTCGGCCGCCGAGACCTGCACCGCGGCAGGTGACTGCTGCCAGTGGGGACGGGTCGCCTCGAACTGCGGGCAGCCCTGATGGCACGAGGTGAAGGCGGGCCGGCTCCCGTTGCCGGTGATGTACGCCCCGGTCTGCTGGTCGGCGTAGCCCTGGCTGCTGTCCGGGCCCAGCCAGCTCGTGCCGGTGGTGATGTCGCTGAACGTGATGTGGTGCGCGGGTGTGTCGTAGGTGCCACCCACCTGAACCAGTTGGGCTGTGGACAGCGAGCAGGGCTGGGCCGCGGGGCAACGCGTACCGGATCCGGACGGGGCGGCGTAGACGGTCTGATCGGCCGCGAAAACGGGGCCGGTGACGGCCGCGGCGGCGCCGGCGCGTATCCGCCGGGCGTTATTCACGCTCTGTTCCAGCGCTGGCCGGGAGCGGGGGCGCCGCTCTCACAGCCCGCGCAGCTGTCGACCGGCCCCTGCTGGTGCCCGCCGTCGCACCCGCTGATCGGGCCCGGGGCGGCGACGGCGGCCACCGCCCGGAACACGGCCGGCCGGGCGCACGCCAGGGCGTAGCTCATCGCCCCGCCGTAGCTGAACCGCAGGAAGGCCGTCATGACGCCGCCACGAGCTGGAAGCGCTGGTTGGCGCCTGACCCGGGGGTCCACTGGGAGATGCGAGCGCCGTCGGTTGTGGCCGCCTGCCAGACGTCCATGGCCATTCCGCTCAGCCGGTTGATCAGCCGGACCACCCCGCTGCCCTGGTCGTCGACCCGCCACTGCTGACTCGTGGCGTTGGCGTCGGCCTGCTGGGTGATGTCGGCCCCGGTGCCGGTGCCGGCCACCTGGAGCACGAGGCCGCTGTGCCGGGCCCGGATCCGGTAGTAGCCGCTGTCGGCGGGCACGAAGTCGAACTGCTGGTTGGCCGCGCTGCCGGGTGTCCACTGGATCAGCGGGGCCCCGGCGCCGGTCGAGGCTCCGCTGATGTCGGCCGCCTTCCCGCTGTGCTGGGCCACCAGCCGGTAGTGGACGCCGGTCTCGACCGGACCTGTGCTCGATCGGACGGCCGACGCCCGGTAGACGCGGCCGGCCTGTCCGGCGAACTCCACCAGGTCGGACTCGATCCGGGTGGGCTGGACCGCGGTGCCGCCCGTCTCGTCGCGCAGCTCGAAGGTCCCGGCGAAGACCCGGCTGCGGACCCGGACCGTCCCCGCCCGATCGGGTCGCACGGTGAGCTCGGTGCTCGTGGCGTTCCAGGCGGCGCCGACCGTGTGACCGCCGCGGCCGCGCAACCCGGTGACGCTGCCGGACGGCCAGGCCGACGGCAGTGCCGGGAGCACGTGCAGCTCACCGTTGTGGCTCTGCAGCAGCATCTCGGCGATCCCGGAGGTGGCGCCGAAGTTGCCGTCGATCTGGAACGGCGGGTGCAGGTCGAACATGTTGGGCGCCAGCCGGTCCGTCCGCACGAGGTCGCGCAGGAGTTTGTGGGCCCGTCCGCCGTCCTCCAGCCGCGCCCAGAAGTTGATCTTCCAGGCGAGCGACCAGCCGGTCCCGTCGTCACCTCGCAGTTCCAGGGTCTGGCGCGCGGCCTGGTGCAGCTGCGGGGTGCCGCGCCGGGTGATCTGGTTGCTCGGATGCAGGCCGTACAGGTGGGAGACATGGCGATGGTTGCGCTCGGTCTCCACCCAGTCGGCCAGCCACTCCTGGATGTTGCCGCGCGAGCCGACCCGCATCGGGGCCAGCCGGTCGCGGGCGGCCAGGACCTGCGTACGGAAGCCCGGATCCACCCCGAGCACCTCCGCGGCCCGGGCGACGCCGTTGAACAGGTCCCGCAGGATCTGGTTGTCCATGGTCGGCCCGGCGCACACGCTGGCGTTCGCGTGGTGCGGCAGCTCCGGGGAGTTGGACGGGTTGGTGACCAGGTAGCCGAGCGACGGGTGGGTGACCAGCGAGTCGAGGAAGAACTGGGCGGCCCCCTTCATCGCGGCGTAGTTGGTGCGCAGGAACTCCACGTCCCCGGTGAACAGGTAGTGCTCCCAGATCAGCGTG from the Paractinoplanes abujensis genome contains:
- a CDS encoding RICIN domain-containing protein, coding for MAAAGPQSTGTEQAVQLVGTRSGRCVEAAATGNGSAAQLGNCVSGSNQRWTYTTGRQRCLDGNKCLDASGQGTANGTAVIVRDCGGQVNQQWNLNANGTVTGVQAGLCPDAVGNATAAGTRIDLWACHGGANQQWSPRGVGGARRVRRCRPGTGPAFN
- a CDS encoding ricin-type beta-trefoil lectin domain protein, which gives rise to MRRPERAGRSVRRPRHSRVRAGALAFLLTVAAVLTVSPQPAQAATAITINGSSGGRVFDGVGAISGGGGNSRLLIDYPEPERGEILDYLFKPGYGAAMQIMKVEIGGDTNSTSGAEPSHQHTRGAVNCDRGYEWWMMEQAKARNPNIKLVGLSWGAPGWIGNGNFWSNDSIDYLISWLGCATSHGLTIDYLGGWNERGRDLTWYKNLRSALNSRGYASVQIVASDDFGWGSADDALRDPAFGAAISVYGSHYVCGYRSAQTSCPSSATAINSGKTLWASENGSDDYNGGAPALARGINRDYVDGKMTAYLNWPVIAAVTPNVPWATTGVAVAPQPWSGYYSIGRSTWTMAQTTQFTAPGWRYLDSSSGYLGGNRGNGSFVSLKSPNNRDYSTIIETIDASAAQDLQFTVTGGLSTGTVHVWSTDLRSNNPADHFVRRADLTPANGTFALTVQPGHVYSLTTTTGQGKGTATSPAQGGLALPYSDDFDAYATGREAKYLADHQGSFEVTPCAAGRAGQCIRQMSEQAPIFWTTGHAEPFTLLGDVNWRNYTVSSDVLLEKSGYAQLIGRAGNYNHDGPQNLNAYYLRVADNGSWSIRSNSTAGAQRTLAGGTTAALGTGRWHKLALTVNGSTLTAALDGVTLGSVTDAAWVAGQVGYATGQGVTAQFDNLSITPLAGPAPTGEIRGAGSNRCLDVNGQSQADGSVVQIWDCNGGANQRWTSTSSNQLTVYGSKCLNAPNPTAGARVQITTCNGGAGQQWRINADGTITGLQSGLCLDVTGQGTANGTAVALWACNGGSNQRWIRS
- a CDS encoding glycosyl hydrolase family 95 catalytic domain-containing protein; the protein is MTDVTRRKLLAAGMAGAGATMLPTGWAAAARPGGAAVTAAAGDLALRYDEGAGTDWLRALPVGNGRLGAMVFGNADTERLQLNEDTVWAGGPYDSANTQGAANLAEIRRRVFADQWIPAQDLINQTMLGNPAGQLAYQPVGNLRLAFGSASGASQYTRTLDLTTATVTTSYVLNGVRFQREVFASAPDQVVAVRLTADRAGAVTFTATFDSPQQTTVSSPDSATIGLDGISGSMEGKAGSVRFLALAGASVTGGTVSSSGGTLRVSGATSVTVLVSIGSSYVNYRTVNGDYQGIARRHLTAARTVDFDQLRARHVADHQALFNRVTIDLGRTAAADQMTDVRIAQHASQNDPQFAALLFQYGRYLLIASSRPGTQPANLQGLWNQEMAPSWDSKYTINANLPMNYWPACTTNLAECHLPVFDLIKDLAVTGARTASVQYGAGGWVTHHNTDAWRGSSVVDGALWGMWQTGGAWLATLIWEHYLFTGDVEFLRTNYAAMKGAAQFFLDSLVTHPSLGYLVTNPSNSPELPHHANASVCAGPTMDNQILRDLFNGVARAAEVLGVDPGFRTQVLAARDRLAPMRVGSRGNIQEWLADWVETERNHRHVSHLYGLHPSNQITRRGTPQLHQAARQTLELRGDDGTGWSLAWKINFWARLEDGGRAHKLLRDLVRTDRLAPNMFDLHPPFQIDGNFGATSGIAEMLLQSHNGELHVLPALPSAWPSGSVTGLRGRGGHTVGAAWNATSTELTVRPDRAGTVRVRSRVFAGTFELRDETGGTAVQPTRIESDLVEFAGQAGRVYRASAVRSSTGPVETGVHYRLVAQHSGKAADISGASTGAGAPLIQWTPGSAANQQFDFVPADSGYYRIRARHSGLVLQVAGTGTGADITQQADANATSQQWRVDDQGSGVVRLINRLSGMAMDVWQAATTDGARISQWTPGSGANQRFQLVAAS
- a CDS encoding TetR/AcrR family transcriptional regulator is translated as MTRRDAARNWQHIVDTGRTFLDEGRPLRLNEVAREAAIGVATVYRHFPTAEALLETLARPGLEKLVREAEAALRGDDAWAAFAGFLVAGIDAQLADPALQPIFAATTHELPETAELVARLDALTGELLAWAHTAGRIRPHVQRADVVRLMCGVVFAATVHAAPGERPGLTRRYLDVVLEGLAVRA
- a CDS encoding BON domain-containing protein; this translates as MDDALARRVAMALLRAPLVASGHLVVDVQNGVAVLAGSLETQEACDAAAEQAMATPGVRDVLNQLTVSPSPARKRR
- a CDS encoding cellulose binding domain-containing protein translates to MRHRFAVVLGGAILMLTTFAGGAAAAPVPSTPVPTPGPTCPPALPLTGSVTGATTDSLTVSYSLFFAPPCGYNPPVTVTLFAAAQDARDWVNPVAEAVSGPERNGKVTIGGLTPGTEYWFRFSADGKRDPYMIGSGRTEATRACAATVAVGSAWSGGFVATVTVRNTGTEPAASWLVSWRWTGDERIVSLWNGVERPGDDGVTIGNATWNGSLPPAGSATFGLVVATSGAPGTIVPTCRV
- a CDS encoding alpha/beta hydrolase family esterase; the encoded protein is MQIDAAGRTRSYTLLEPAGGHDRLLLVFHGSTQNGAKFRSFTGHAFDAVPGTAVAYLDGYRGNWNDARLGSRFPARRAGVDDVAFAEAVIKRHAYGREVYAAGYSNGGGLVVRLLHERPDLLAGAAIIAAQQPAPSNFLDPGLPVVPKPVLIVHGTADRIIPYRGGEMAAWARLAFKVSGEMLSAPETAAYFAARNGITTPPTSVDLSGSLTRTDHRQDGKPPVRLFTAHGAGHTVPGPHAAPRLVGRTNHELHVTTAMADFLWP
- a CDS encoding GGDEF domain-containing protein; protein product: MAEPATAGRRMLADGPCRVAVIAGLAWLVCYGTLTGLTADSPRGAMFVGDILYLLPIIAGPIAATVAARRLTGRHRRLWLLLAIAYGAQLAGECTWAGYDYLTTDGPPDPSVADVFYLTASVTTVVAILAGFGGAGRLRHLRGLLDSLLLIVSAGAMGWQVLVRPQLSGSLDWSNLFTVAYPMLDVMLICALSIVGIGGHQRVPLSLRLVGFAGALNAVSDMFYTYLLVFSHYESGSWVDVAFEASSVCSFVAAVVAVRLREPAAQRRVFDRGLTVLPVLTATLASLALVVVERVTTGVTSVFTLVVVGLLFVAMMVRQYLFVADRAALAEELREAVREQERLAVTDGLTGLHNRRFLTERMTAEESADPVRPLSLLVIDLDHFKTVNDTWGHPVGDVVLRECAGRITAACRAGDVVARYGGEEFVVCCPDTGEPEALALAERIRERIAGTPVEHDGPSIRVTASVGVATRPAGAAAALMVAADQALYRAKVAGRDRVAVAVSPVAEHH